A window from Erythrobacter sp. YJ-T3-07 encodes these proteins:
- the bchC gene encoding chlorophyll synthesis pathway protein BchC, with the protein MDAVAVTLEGPGRLALKRLELHAVEAADVVVSIHWSGVSTGTEKLLWTGEMPSFPGMGYPLVPGYESVGRIVDAGPDATGRIGEWVFVPGASCYADARGLFGGAAQTLIVPSARALPIPESLAEQGVLFALAATAQHALAGGEPPDLIVGHGVLGRLLARMTIASGAPVPTVWDNKAHRRTGAVGYDVIAPKDDDRRDYRAIYDASGSSDVIDILMTRLGRQGEIVLAGFYASRISFAFPAAFQREARLRVAAEWQPEDLAATHTLIESGALNLAGLVTDVAPASDARTAYPTAFEDQECLKLVLDWSELA; encoded by the coding sequence ATGGATGCAGTGGCCGTCACACTCGAAGGACCGGGGCGCCTTGCGCTCAAGCGTCTCGAGCTGCATGCGGTCGAGGCAGCCGACGTGGTCGTCTCCATTCACTGGAGCGGCGTCAGCACCGGCACCGAGAAACTGCTGTGGACCGGCGAAATGCCGTCATTCCCGGGCATGGGCTATCCGTTGGTGCCCGGCTACGAATCGGTCGGGCGGATCGTCGATGCCGGACCCGACGCGACGGGCCGCATCGGCGAGTGGGTCTTCGTCCCCGGTGCCAGCTGCTACGCCGATGCGCGCGGACTGTTCGGCGGTGCGGCGCAGACGCTGATCGTACCATCCGCCCGCGCGCTTCCGATTCCCGAGTCGCTGGCCGAGCAGGGCGTGCTGTTCGCGCTCGCCGCGACAGCGCAGCACGCACTGGCTGGCGGAGAGCCGCCCGATCTGATCGTCGGCCACGGGGTGCTTGGTCGCTTGCTGGCACGCATGACCATCGCTTCGGGCGCGCCTGTCCCCACCGTGTGGGACAACAAGGCGCACCGCCGCACCGGCGCGGTCGGCTATGATGTGATCGCGCCCAAGGACGACGACCGGCGCGATTACCGCGCGATCTACGACGCCAGCGGTAGCAGCGACGTGATCGACATCCTGATGACCCGGCTTGGCCGTCAGGGTGAGATCGTGCTCGCGGGCTTCTACGCCAGCCGGATCAGCTTCGCTTTCCCTGCCGCCTTCCAGCGCGAGGCGCGCCTGCGTGTCGCCGCAGAATGGCAGCCCGAAGACCTCGCCGCGACGCATACTCTCATCGAAAGCGGCGCGCTGAACCTGGCAGGCCTTGTCACCGACGTGGCCCCGGCGAGTGACGCGCGGACCGCATATCCCACGGCTTTCGAGGATCAGGAATGCCTCAAGCTGGTGCTGGACTGGAGCGAACTTGCATGA
- a CDS encoding methyltransferase — MRLLGWRNRILGSARFQRHAAANPFLRPIARRRAGALFDLVAGFTYSQVLLCAVESGCVQRLGEGPASAGELARLAGLSPDATLRLLRAAAAIGIVENAGGDWWVLGRHGAALHGNAGALAMIRHHTLLYADLADPLALLRADRAQPTALSHFWSYAGRAAEADPQRAGAYSQLMSASQAPVAQEVLAAYDLSRHASLLDVGGGQGTFLEAVGAAHPALRLGLFDLPDVTARLGAGRVAAHPGSFFEDALPRGYDCISLVRILHDHDDGPALEILRNIRAALEPGGTLLIAEPMADTPGAEAMGDAYFGFYLWAMGQGRPRTAKEIHSMLRDAGFARSRRIATRQPIMTSLIVAYA, encoded by the coding sequence GGCGAACCCTTTTCTGCGTCCGATCGCGAGGCGGCGGGCAGGTGCGCTGTTCGACCTGGTGGCGGGCTTCACCTATTCTCAGGTACTGTTGTGCGCGGTTGAGAGCGGTTGTGTGCAGCGCCTTGGCGAAGGGCCCGCAAGCGCGGGCGAGCTGGCGCGACTCGCCGGATTGTCGCCCGATGCAACGCTCAGGCTGCTGCGCGCGGCGGCTGCGATCGGGATTGTCGAGAACGCGGGGGGCGACTGGTGGGTGCTCGGCCGTCACGGGGCTGCGCTGCACGGGAATGCCGGCGCGCTGGCGATGATCCGTCATCACACCCTGCTCTACGCCGATCTTGCCGATCCGCTCGCCTTGCTGCGTGCCGACCGCGCACAGCCGACCGCATTGTCGCACTTCTGGTCCTACGCGGGGAGGGCGGCCGAGGCCGATCCGCAGCGTGCGGGTGCCTATTCGCAGCTGATGTCGGCCTCGCAAGCGCCCGTCGCGCAGGAGGTTCTGGCGGCCTACGACCTGTCGCGACATGCCTCCCTGCTCGATGTCGGCGGGGGGCAGGGCACGTTTCTCGAGGCCGTGGGTGCTGCGCATCCCGCGCTCCGACTCGGCCTGTTCGATCTGCCCGACGTGACCGCGCGACTCGGTGCGGGCCGAGTCGCGGCCCACCCCGGGAGCTTCTTCGAAGATGCCCTGCCGCGCGGCTACGACTGCATCTCTCTGGTCCGAATTCTCCACGATCACGACGACGGCCCGGCGCTGGAAATCCTGCGCAACATCCGCGCCGCGCTGGAGCCAGGCGGCACATTGCTGATCGCCGAGCCAATGGCCGACACGCCCGGCGCCGAAGCCATGGGTGATGCCTATTTCGGCTTCTATCTCTGGGCCATGGGCCAGGGCCGCCCCCGCACCGCGAAGGAAATCCATTCGATGCTGCGCGACGCTGGTTTCGCGCGCAGCCGCCGGATTGCCACGCGTCAGCCGATCATGACATCCCTGATAGTCGCCTATGCCTGA